A genomic segment from Spinacia oleracea cultivar Varoflay chromosome 3, BTI_SOV_V1, whole genome shotgun sequence encodes:
- the LOC130470105 gene encoding two-pore potassium channel 1-like yields MGGRIFVVSWILSSTICLAQFFFYLTELYTERRQKSFLDWVLTRKLTHADIQAADLDDDNVVSAAEFVIMKLKEMEKITAEDVTMLMECFRNLDADDSRTLTAADIVNTE; encoded by the exons ATGGG AGGTCGGATTTTTGTTGTGTCTTGGATATTAAGCAGCACTATATGTTTAGCTCAGTTCTTTTTCTACCTTACTGAACTGTATACAGAAAGGAGGCAGAAATCCTTCTTGGATTGGGTTCTTACCAGGAAGCTTACACATGCTGACATTCAGGCAGCTGATCTTGATGATGATAACGTCGTAAG TGCTGCAGAGTTTGTTATAATGAAGCTAAAAGAGATGGAGAAGATCACTGCCGAGGATGTCACTATGTTGATGGAGTGCTTCAGGAATTTAGATGCGGATGATTCAAGAACATTGACAGCAGCCGACATAGTAAACACAGAATAA
- the LOC110792834 gene encoding polyadenylate-binding protein 2, which produces MDEEEHEVYGGDIPVEGDLEGDLDAHNPDVDMSAADDDAVKELDEMKKRLKEMEEEAAALREMQAKVEKEMGAVQDPATAAELANKEEVDSRSVFVGNVDYACTPEEVQQHFQGCGTVNRVTILTDKFGQPKGFAYVEFVEQDGVQQALQLSESELHGRQLKVLPKRTNVPGMKQFRGRRGGGGFMPFRSRRPFPPPYFFNPYGGYGKAPRFRRPTRYMPYY; this is translated from the exons ATGGATGAAGAAGAGCACGAGGTCTACGGAGGAGACATCCCCGTCGAAGGAGATTTAGAGGGAGACTTGGATGCTCACAATCCCGACGTCGACATGTCCGCCGCCGACGATGACGCCGTCAAG GAGCTTGATGAAATGAAGAAGAGGTTGAAGGAGATGGAGGAAGAAGCTGCTGCTCTCCGTGAGATGCAGGCTAAAGTTGAGAAGGAAATGGGTGCAGTTCAAG ATCCCGCTACTGCTGCTGAATTGGCTAACAAGGAAGAGGTGGATTCACGGTCTGTTTTTGTTGGAAAT GTTGATTATGCATGCACCCCCGAAGAAGTTCAGCAACATTTTCAAGGTTGTGGGACAGTGAATAGAGTGACCATTCTAACTGACAAGTTTGGTCAGCCAAAGGGTTTTGCATATGTGGAATTTGTTGAACAGGACGGTGTTCAACAGGCGCTTCAGTTGAGTGAATCTGAATTGCATGGCCGTCAATTGAAG GTGCTGCCCAAGAGAACAAATGTGCCGGGCATGAAACAATTTAGGGGAAGACGTGGTGGTGGAGGTTTTATGCCCTTCCGCTCCCGCAGACCGTTTCCTCCACCTTACTTCTTTAACCCATATGGTGGCTATGG GAAGGCTCCTAGAttcagaaggccaacccgctaCATGCCATATTACTAG
- the LOC110792833 gene encoding ABC transporter G family member 1 isoform X2, giving the protein MDSIRDVEEHRISKGHHVSLTWKDLWVTIADGGGGGGGGGGGGRRSILENVGGYAEPGQVLAVMGPSGCGKSTLLDALAGRLGSNTRQTGEILINGRKQTLAFGTSAYVTQDDTLMTTLTVKEAVYYSAQLQLPDSMTKSEKIARANDAIRDMGLQGCINTRIGGWSVKGLSGGQKRRVSICIEILTKPRLLFLDEPTSGLDSAASYHVMSRIIKLAKQDQRTVIASIHQPSSEVFELFQNLCLLSCGKLIYFGPASTATEFFAVSGFPCPSMRNPSDHYLRTINKDFEAADIEQGFDGKKISTEEVINALVNSYRSSQTYQDVQQHISTICQLEGSSTESKRKHASFITQSIVLTKRSFVNMYRDLGYYWLRLAIYIALCLCVGTIFYDIGSSYGSIQARGSMLMFVAAFLTFMAIGGFPSFVEDMKIFERERLNGHYSVGAYTIGNTLSSIPYLLIISVIPGAIAYYLVHLQREFSHFVYFTLVLFMCMMLVESLMMIVASLVPDFLMGIITGAGIQGVMMLNGGFFRLPNDLPKPFWRYPMYYVAFHKYANQGFYKNEFEGLRFPNDLAGGSATITGEEVLRSFWQVEMGYSKWVDLAVLIGMVVVYRLMFLGIIKASEKMKPMIRSFKSKTPQVQQSS; this is encoded by the exons ATGGATTCCATAAGAGATGTTGAAGAGCATAGAATTAGCAAAGGTCATCATGTATCGTTGACATGGAAAGATTTATGGGTGACAATCGctgacggtggtggtggtggtggtggtggtggtggtggcgggcGACGGTCAATCTTAGAAAATGTGGGTGGTTATGCAGAGCCAGGACAGGTGTTGGCTGTAATGGGTCCTTCTGGTTGTGGCAAGTCCACTCTTTTGGATGCTTTGGCTG GCAGGTTAGGTTCAAACACCAGGCAAACAGGAGAGATTTTGATCAATGGTCGTAAACAAACTCTTGCTTTCGGGACTTCA GCATATGTGACACAAGATGATACATTAATGACAACACTAACAGTAAAAGAAGCAGTATACTACTCAGCTCAGCTTCAACTACCTGATTCAATGACTAAATCAGAGAAAATAGCGCGAGCTAATGATGCAATTAGAGACATGGGATTACAAGGTTGTATCAACACAAGAATTGGAGGGTGGAGTGTTAAAGGACTTAGTGGAGGTCAAAAGAGAAGAGTTAGTATTTGTATTGAAATCTTGACAAAACCAAGGCTTCTTTTCTTAGACGAGCCTACTAGTGGACTTGATAGCGCGGCTTCTTACCATGTTATGAGCCGTATTATTAAGCTTGCGAAACAGGATCAGAGGACTGTTATTGCTTCCATTCATCAACCTAGTAGTGAAGTCTTTGAGCTCTTTCAAAATCTTTGTCTCCTCTCTTGTGGGAaactcatctactttggtcctGCTTCAACTGCTACTGAG TTTTTTGCTGTGAGTGGATTCCCCTGCCCAAGTATGCGTAACCCTTCTGATCACTACCTAAGAACTATCAACAAGGACTTTGAAGCCGCA GATATCGAACAGGGGTTTGATGGGAAAAAGATCAGCACTGAAGAAGTGATAAACGCGCTAGTGAATTCATACAGATCATCACAGACCTACCAGGATGTCCAACAACATATATCAACGATATGCCAATTG GAGGGAAGTTCAACTGAATCGAAAAGGAAACATGCTAGCTTCATAACTCAGTCGATTGTTCTTACCAAGAGGTCTTTTGTGAACATGTACCGTGACTTGGGATACTATTGGCTTCGACTTGCAATCTACATTGCACTTTGCTTATGTGTTGGGACTATATTTTATGACATTGGCAGTTCATATGGTTCTATTCAG GCTAGAGGATCAATGCTCATGTTTGTTGCAGCTTTCCTGACTTTTATGGCAATTGGAGGGTTTCCTTCCTTTGTCGAGGACATGAAG ATCTTTGAACGAGAACGACTCAACGGACACTACAGCGTTGGCGCCTACACAATAGGCAACACACTCTCCTCAATCCCTTACTTGCTGATCATCTCTGTAATCCCAGGAGCAATAGCTTACTATCTTGTACACCTACAAAGAGAATTCAGCCACTTTGTATACTTCACACTAGTACTATTCATGTGCATGATGCTAGTCGAAAGCCTAATGATGATCGTTGCAAGTTTAGTCCCGGACTTTCTAATGGGCATCATAACCGGGGCAGGAATTCAAGGTGTGATGATGTTAAACGGTGGGTTTTTCCGGTTGCCTAACGATCTCCCTAAACCGTTCTGGAGGTATCCAATGTACTATGTCGCGTTCCATAAGTACGCGAATCAAGGGTTTTACAAGAATGAGTTTGAAGGATTGAGGTTTCCAAATGATTTAGCAGGTGGTTCAGCAACTATTACAGGGGAAGAGGTGTTGAGGAGTTTCTGGCAAGTTGAAATGGGGTACTCTAAATGGGTTGATCTTGCAGTGTTGATTGGTATGGTTGTTGTTTATAGGCTCATGTTTTTGGGAATTATTAAGGCTTCTGAAAAGATGAAGCCCATGATTAGGTCTTTCAAGTCCAAAACTCCTCAAGTTCAGCAAAGTTCTTAG
- the LOC110792833 gene encoding ABC transporter G family member 1 isoform X1 — protein MDEINTNNDNNNNNNNNNNNNNNNNNNNNNNNNNNNVPRWTPSPSPTRPLTKATGTEEKKNTRRDDGDENLRRDSSSLRRYFPFSLTGSISASTTSSLHLPTTTMSVHDVAPRTTAELRNDHVSLTWKDLWVTVNHGGGGGGGRERRSILEGVAGYAQPGQVLAVMGPSGCGKSTLLDALAGRLGSNTRQTGEILINGRKQTLAFGTSAYVTQDDTLMTTLTVKEAVYYSAQLQLPDSMTKSEKIARANDAIRDMGLQGCINTRIGGWSVKGLSGGQKRRVSICIEILTKPRLLFLDEPTSGLDSAASYHVMSRIIKLAKQDQRTVIASIHQPSSEVFELFQNLCLLSCGKLIYFGPASTATEFFAVSGFPCPSMRNPSDHYLRTINKDFEAADIEQGFDGKKISTEEVINALVNSYRSSQTYQDVQQHISTICQLEGSSTESKRKHASFITQSIVLTKRSFVNMYRDLGYYWLRLAIYIALCLCVGTIFYDIGSSYGSIQARGSMLMFVAAFLTFMAIGGFPSFVEDMKIFERERLNGHYSVGAYTIGNTLSSIPYLLIISVIPGAIAYYLVHLQREFSHFVYFTLVLFMCMMLVESLMMIVASLVPDFLMGIITGAGIQGVMMLNGGFFRLPNDLPKPFWRYPMYYVAFHKYANQGFYKNEFEGLRFPNDLAGGSATITGEEVLRSFWQVEMGYSKWVDLAVLIGMVVVYRLMFLGIIKASEKMKPMIRSFKSKTPQVQQSS, from the exons ATGGATGAAATAAACacaaataatgataataataataataataataataataataataataataataataataataataataataataataataataataataataatgtaccAAGATGGACACCAAGCCCAAGCCCAACAAGGCCCTTGACGAAAGCTACTGGTACGGAAGAGAAGAAGAACACAAGaagagatgatggtgatgagaATTTAAGGAGGGATTCAAGCAGCTTAAGAAGGTACTTTCCTTTTAGCTTAACTGGTAGTATCAGTGCTTCTACTACTTCGTCGCTACACCTTCCTACTACTACTATGTCGGTTCATGATGTTGCGCCGAGGACAACGGCGGAGCTTAGAAATGATCATGTGTCGTTGACATGGAAAGATTTGTGGGTGACGGTTAATCACGGTGGTGGAGGCGGCGGCGGAAGGGAACGGAGATCCATCTTAGAAGGTGTTGCCGGTTATGCTCAGCCTGGGCAAGTGTTGGCTGTTATGGGTCCTTCTGGCTGTGGCAAGTCCACGCTTTTGGATGCTTTAGCTG GCAGGTTAGGTTCAAACACCAGGCAAACAGGAGAGATTTTGATCAATGGTCGTAAACAAACTCTTGCTTTCGGGACTTCA GCATATGTGACACAAGATGATACATTAATGACAACACTAACAGTAAAAGAAGCAGTATACTACTCAGCTCAGCTTCAACTACCTGATTCAATGACTAAATCAGAGAAAATAGCGCGAGCTAATGATGCAATTAGAGACATGGGATTACAAGGTTGTATCAACACAAGAATTGGAGGGTGGAGTGTTAAAGGACTTAGTGGAGGTCAAAAGAGAAGAGTTAGTATTTGTATTGAAATCTTGACAAAACCAAGGCTTCTTTTCTTAGACGAGCCTACTAGTGGACTTGATAGCGCGGCTTCTTACCATGTTATGAGCCGTATTATTAAGCTTGCGAAACAGGATCAGAGGACTGTTATTGCTTCCATTCATCAACCTAGTAGTGAAGTCTTTGAGCTCTTTCAAAATCTTTGTCTCCTCTCTTGTGGGAaactcatctactttggtcctGCTTCAACTGCTACTGAG TTTTTTGCTGTGAGTGGATTCCCCTGCCCAAGTATGCGTAACCCTTCTGATCACTACCTAAGAACTATCAACAAGGACTTTGAAGCCGCA GATATCGAACAGGGGTTTGATGGGAAAAAGATCAGCACTGAAGAAGTGATAAACGCGCTAGTGAATTCATACAGATCATCACAGACCTACCAGGATGTCCAACAACATATATCAACGATATGCCAATTG GAGGGAAGTTCAACTGAATCGAAAAGGAAACATGCTAGCTTCATAACTCAGTCGATTGTTCTTACCAAGAGGTCTTTTGTGAACATGTACCGTGACTTGGGATACTATTGGCTTCGACTTGCAATCTACATTGCACTTTGCTTATGTGTTGGGACTATATTTTATGACATTGGCAGTTCATATGGTTCTATTCAG GCTAGAGGATCAATGCTCATGTTTGTTGCAGCTTTCCTGACTTTTATGGCAATTGGAGGGTTTCCTTCCTTTGTCGAGGACATGAAG ATCTTTGAACGAGAACGACTCAACGGACACTACAGCGTTGGCGCCTACACAATAGGCAACACACTCTCCTCAATCCCTTACTTGCTGATCATCTCTGTAATCCCAGGAGCAATAGCTTACTATCTTGTACACCTACAAAGAGAATTCAGCCACTTTGTATACTTCACACTAGTACTATTCATGTGCATGATGCTAGTCGAAAGCCTAATGATGATCGTTGCAAGTTTAGTCCCGGACTTTCTAATGGGCATCATAACCGGGGCAGGAATTCAAGGTGTGATGATGTTAAACGGTGGGTTTTTCCGGTTGCCTAACGATCTCCCTAAACCGTTCTGGAGGTATCCAATGTACTATGTCGCGTTCCATAAGTACGCGAATCAAGGGTTTTACAAGAATGAGTTTGAAGGATTGAGGTTTCCAAATGATTTAGCAGGTGGTTCAGCAACTATTACAGGGGAAGAGGTGTTGAGGAGTTTCTGGCAAGTTGAAATGGGGTACTCTAAATGGGTTGATCTTGCAGTGTTGATTGGTATGGTTGTTGTTTATAGGCTCATGTTTTTGGGAATTATTAAGGCTTCTGAAAAGATGAAGCCCATGATTAGGTCTTTCAAGTCCAAAACTCCTCAAGTTCAGCAAAGTTCTTAG